In a single window of the Xylanimonas protaetiae genome:
- a CDS encoding Hsp70 family protein, protein MINWTGLFGPTLEKPRKRVVALGIDLGTTYTTVTRTEWSGVPGDTPTLDVVPIRQWTTAGLDSVPIVPSVVAVTNSGSVVVGLEATESALNGELSPIPGKNYFAATKNEIGLRRQYPRAPHGLQSPVDIAAHILKFVLAGVRESFPDDVWDRVVVTVPASFQLGQRADTVEAATRAGLSVLPNDLLDEPVAALLTRMATAPTTQGTHRVAVVDFGGGTCDVALLEHTQRAHGGVDLEFRGTSRYCRLGGSDLDRAIAVEHLLPRLAKANGVNASDWDYAGKAAVLIPSLAPVAEDLKIKLSGAMRRRVRLGQPYSDLVVHGSSDFAVTLRGATYHLDHSQISLSTAEFDRILGPYLDAERLKPRFGEYFEQGSVFAPLLEVLERTGWSSESLDELLLAGGSSALPPVADALANQLGVSVSYVIAPERQERQTEVGIGAGLQALALAISGAPLARAMSGEHLQMLAADGKWHDLIPANQPLPFPEGPVDYLSGSVSGSITSADEGLKVQLRKGPLTVFTEEVPLPAGTSIGDVFTVRTTMDTNQLVTLEIEFSNRHRHTFQIERPGTYVSNPNVIREKILELEAVVSDPDIEPDDLWKARYDLSELYTRVGHHDKAVASAEYVTKKAASASQIFDAGYVKAAALTARGQFDDAVATYEAAIDDGAIGLRFTLAYMLEERGRYTEALNQIERYLPVNPGGAAHALRGLILKGLGRDDDAESAFRVARTNLGDPATATSFERFWLTVVAKQLGDTALLTKLKASRLTAQDVDDTRGALPVLSLGVK, encoded by the coding sequence GTGATCAACTGGACCGGACTCTTCGGGCCCACGCTGGAGAAGCCACGGAAGCGCGTCGTCGCGCTCGGGATCGACTTGGGGACGACCTACACGACCGTGACCCGAACTGAGTGGTCGGGGGTGCCCGGCGACACGCCCACGCTCGACGTCGTGCCCATCCGGCAGTGGACGACCGCGGGACTCGACTCAGTCCCGATCGTCCCGTCGGTCGTAGCGGTTACGAACAGTGGCTCCGTGGTCGTCGGACTCGAGGCCACGGAGAGCGCTCTGAACGGCGAGCTCAGCCCCATCCCCGGCAAGAACTACTTCGCGGCGACGAAGAACGAGATCGGGCTGCGTCGGCAGTACCCGCGCGCTCCCCACGGCCTTCAGAGCCCTGTCGACATCGCAGCCCACATCCTGAAGTTCGTGCTCGCAGGAGTGCGCGAGTCGTTCCCCGACGACGTGTGGGACCGTGTGGTTGTCACCGTGCCAGCCTCATTCCAGCTCGGCCAGAGGGCAGACACTGTCGAGGCTGCGACACGAGCCGGCCTTAGCGTCCTCCCGAATGACCTGCTCGACGAGCCGGTCGCCGCACTGCTCACCCGGATGGCGACCGCGCCGACCACACAAGGCACGCATCGCGTGGCCGTGGTCGACTTCGGTGGCGGCACTTGCGACGTCGCCCTGTTGGAACACACCCAACGCGCACACGGCGGAGTCGACCTGGAGTTTCGGGGAACCTCCCGCTACTGCCGTCTGGGCGGCTCGGACCTTGATCGGGCGATCGCCGTCGAGCACCTGCTGCCTCGCCTCGCGAAGGCCAACGGCGTCAACGCCTCGGACTGGGACTACGCCGGAAAGGCTGCCGTGCTCATCCCCTCGCTCGCGCCCGTCGCCGAGGACCTGAAGATCAAGCTCAGCGGCGCGATGCGGCGTCGCGTCCGTCTGGGACAGCCGTACAGCGACCTCGTCGTACACGGATCGAGTGACTTCGCCGTGACCCTTCGGGGCGCGACGTATCACCTCGACCACTCGCAGATCTCGCTGAGCACCGCCGAGTTCGATCGGATCCTCGGGCCGTACCTCGACGCCGAGCGCCTCAAGCCACGGTTCGGTGAGTACTTCGAGCAGGGATCCGTCTTCGCCCCGCTACTGGAGGTGCTTGAGAGGACCGGGTGGTCGTCGGAGAGTCTCGACGAACTCCTGCTCGCCGGCGGAAGCAGCGCACTCCCGCCCGTCGCCGACGCCCTGGCAAATCAGCTCGGGGTCAGCGTCAGTTACGTCATCGCTCCGGAACGCCAGGAGAGACAGACCGAAGTTGGGATCGGCGCCGGACTGCAGGCACTCGCCCTCGCCATCTCCGGCGCGCCCTTGGCTCGCGCTATGAGTGGCGAGCACCTGCAGATGCTGGCCGCCGACGGCAAGTGGCACGACCTGATCCCGGCCAACCAGCCGCTGCCGTTCCCCGAGGGTCCCGTTGACTATCTGTCCGGCTCCGTCTCTGGATCGATTACCAGCGCGGACGAAGGTCTGAAGGTGCAGCTTCGCAAAGGACCGCTCACTGTGTTCACCGAGGAAGTACCTCTCCCTGCGGGAACCTCGATCGGTGACGTCTTCACCGTCCGGACAACCATGGACACGAACCAGCTCGTCACGCTTGAGATTGAGTTCTCCAACCGCCACCGGCACACCTTCCAGATCGAGCGCCCGGGGACGTATGTGAGCAACCCGAACGTCATCCGGGAGAAGATCCTCGAACTGGAGGCGGTCGTTTCCGATCCAGACATCGAGCCCGACGATCTCTGGAAGGCCCGGTACGACCTGAGTGAGTTGTACACCCGAGTCGGGCACCACGACAAAGCGGTGGCAAGTGCCGAGTACGTCACGAAGAAGGCTGCGTCCGCTTCGCAGATCTTCGATGCCGGCTACGTCAAGGCCGCCGCGCTGACGGCCCGTGGCCAGTTCGATGATGCGGTCGCCACCTACGAGGCGGCGATCGACGACGGTGCGATCGGGCTTCGGTTCACGCTCGCATACATGCTCGAAGAGCGTGGTCGATACACGGAGGCCCTCAATCAGATCGAGCGATACCTGCCCGTGAACCCCGGCGGGGCCGCCCACGCGCTCCGGGGCCTGATCCTGAAAGGTCTCGGCCGGGACGACGATGCCGAGTCCGCCTTCCGCGTAGCACGGACGAACCTGGGCGATCCGGCCACGGCGACCTCGTTCGAGCGCTTCTGGCTGACGGTCGTCGCCAAGCAACTTGGTGACACGGCGCTGCTCACCAAGCTCAAGGCTTCCCGCTTGACCGCCCAGGACGTGGACGACACGCGCGGCGCACTGCCCGTACTGTCGCTCGGGGTGAAGTGA
- a CDS encoding UvrD-helicase domain-containing protein, whose protein sequence is MRVVPIEDLTAAQQAFVFLPADRHAVAVGAPGSGKSLVLVHRAKHLIENLGLDPQRVRIVTYTNMLEHYIAAGLKEVGLPSDIAISYDDLMRQIHTAVTGKPFKSTAKGENDRFFALRDAVHDLLKSELSAGLFEVDGRFDAILVDETQDLAASDVGTLAMLANHVSAVLDGRQQLYKRGASTAEILRTLGLRWETRTLLDTYRCSRAVITIAASIARDDDKATLPHTRVIASEATTSMRYVGATMEDEFERFTGALRTRTREGRSCAVLLPARRYLFGVADALQKAGFAVEADTKVDLTTNAVKVMTYHSAKGLAFDSVFLPRLRNNAFRGIEKHHDRRSLLFVALTRATTYLYLGTIAGDEIPEWKELAAVPEPYLAAPVSTPTPSGPTPGGASEEDLDRVI, encoded by the coding sequence ATGCGCGTCGTCCCGATCGAGGACCTCACGGCTGCACAACAGGCCTTCGTCTTCCTCCCCGCCGACCGGCACGCGGTCGCTGTCGGCGCCCCCGGCTCCGGCAAGAGCCTCGTGTTGGTGCACCGCGCCAAGCACCTGATCGAGAACCTCGGCCTCGACCCGCAGCGCGTGCGCATCGTCACCTACACGAACATGCTCGAGCACTACATCGCGGCCGGCCTCAAAGAGGTCGGGCTACCCAGCGACATTGCCATCAGCTACGACGACCTGATGCGTCAGATCCACACCGCCGTGACCGGAAAGCCGTTCAAGTCCACCGCCAAGGGCGAGAATGACCGGTTCTTCGCGCTCCGGGATGCCGTGCACGACCTACTCAAATCCGAGCTCAGCGCGGGCCTATTCGAGGTCGACGGTCGGTTCGACGCGATTCTCGTCGACGAGACACAAGATCTGGCAGCGTCCGACGTCGGCACCTTGGCGATGCTCGCGAATCACGTCAGTGCGGTACTCGACGGTCGTCAACAGCTCTATAAGCGCGGCGCGTCGACCGCTGAGATTCTGCGGACTCTGGGGCTGCGCTGGGAGACGAGGACCCTCCTTGACACGTACCGCTGCTCCCGGGCCGTGATCACCATCGCGGCGTCCATCGCCAGAGATGACGACAAGGCGACCCTGCCTCACACGCGCGTCATTGCCTCGGAAGCCACCACCTCGATGCGGTATGTCGGAGCGACAATGGAGGACGAGTTCGAGCGGTTCACCGGAGCCCTGCGAACCCGTACGAGAGAAGGTAGGAGTTGTGCCGTGCTTCTTCCGGCCCGTCGCTATCTCTTCGGTGTAGCCGACGCCCTCCAGAAAGCAGGCTTTGCTGTGGAGGCCGACACGAAGGTCGACCTGACGACGAACGCAGTCAAGGTCATGACGTACCACTCCGCGAAAGGGCTCGCCTTCGACTCCGTGTTCCTGCCTCGGCTCCGCAACAACGCCTTTCGCGGGATCGAGAAGCACCACGACCGAAGGTCGCTGCTCTTCGTCGCGCTGACGCGAGCCACCACCTACTTGTACCTCGGCACGATCGCCGGCGACGAGATCCCGGAGTGGAAGGAACTTGCCGCCGTACCCGAGCCGTATCTCGCGGCGCCGGTGTCTACCCCGACACCAAGCGGACCCACCCCTGGTGGCGCCAGCGAGGAGGACCTCGACCGCGTCATCTGA
- the mobF gene encoding MobF family relaxase — MTVSLRVMSAGNGYEYLLRSVVTGDGNRSLGTPLTRYYLDEGTPPGFWMGLGIAAFGNGEITAGDVVTPEHLVRLLGHGLDPTNADVALGKPYPQFSTPPDRIEARAAKLPESLSARERADAVATITAEEQRKGTRAAVAGYDLTFSASKSVSVLWAVADADTQARIVEVHHAAVADVLALFERDVAATRTGSHSINQEAVVGVAATAFDHYDSRTNDPQLHTHVVVSNKVKTLQDGQWRSLDGRPIHAATVALSEYYNAVLADRMTAEFDVGWEQRDRGGSRSTAWEIAGVPEVLIDEFSSRSRAIDAETDRLVDEYVAAHGRRPSSVTIIRLRARATLDTRPEKQIHSLANLSAGWRGRAEKHLNGDPTAWARALTGAVTSPALTFDRVPADMIAEVGARVVAAVGEKRSTWRHWNLWAETSRQTMGWRFATPADRERLVAAVVASAEAQSVRLTPPDLATTPAAFRREDGSSRFRPAHTLTMSSHEILDAEQRLIDRGENRTAPTLVAQALAAADREAVDPPLSEEQRHALEMVSTSGRQIDLLIGPAGAGKTTAMSALRHAWTIQYGPGSVVGLAPSAAAAKVLAEDLDIACDNTAKWLHEHDRGRTEFHAGQLVILDEATLASTLTLDRITALAAAAGAKVLLVGDHAQLQSVDAGGAFSLLHHERRGDVAQLTEVHRFTNQWEKDASLALRSGEVEVIDTYIAQGRVRAGTGTEMVDAAYAAWRADTRAGRRTLLVTDSADHVRELNARARAERLLDGDTLPDREVALTDDAAASVGDLVITRRNDRTLRTARGGFVRNGDRWRVVDVHRNGDVEVRREGYTHGASVVLPADYVAQHLDLGYAVTAYRAQGMTVDTCHVVVAPGATRENLYVAMTRGRDANTAYVALDRPDDLHAHPVTGTVAAQSILAGVLAHTGGELSAHETIAAEQYRYASIAQLAAEYETIATLAQADRWPRVISTALDTAGERTTNIDEVVASEAYGALCNELWRLDAAGVNVDDAVPRAIAGRGFADADDVAAVITWRLWNLTGRRRANEPDLIAGLVPRAHGDFDDETRAALDERAHLIEQRAAALAEGAIRARARWLADIGDEPSGADARHLWRHAIAVEAAYRDRYSVPATRSVGATVPATVAQSRDRDRVLAALASAQRAKGDRAPVGPKAAAEPSVG; from the coding sequence GTGACCGTCTCGCTGCGGGTGATGAGCGCGGGCAACGGGTACGAGTACCTGTTGCGCTCCGTCGTGACCGGCGACGGCAACCGGTCGCTCGGCACGCCCCTGACGCGCTACTACCTCGATGAGGGCACGCCGCCCGGGTTCTGGATGGGCTTGGGCATTGCCGCGTTCGGCAACGGTGAGATCACCGCCGGTGACGTCGTGACGCCCGAACACCTCGTGCGGCTGCTCGGCCACGGCCTCGACCCGACCAACGCGGACGTTGCGCTCGGCAAGCCGTACCCGCAGTTCTCCACGCCGCCGGACCGGATCGAAGCCCGCGCCGCCAAGCTGCCTGAGTCGCTGTCGGCGAGGGAGCGTGCCGACGCGGTCGCGACGATCACCGCCGAGGAGCAGCGGAAGGGGACCCGCGCCGCCGTCGCGGGATACGACCTCACGTTCTCGGCGAGCAAGTCCGTGTCGGTGCTCTGGGCGGTCGCCGACGCCGACACTCAAGCGCGGATCGTGGAGGTGCATCACGCTGCGGTCGCGGACGTCCTCGCGCTGTTCGAGCGCGACGTGGCGGCGACACGGACGGGCTCGCACTCGATCAACCAGGAGGCCGTCGTGGGTGTCGCCGCCACGGCGTTCGATCACTACGACTCCCGAACCAACGATCCGCAGTTGCACACGCACGTCGTCGTCTCCAACAAGGTCAAGACGCTTCAGGACGGGCAGTGGCGCAGCCTTGACGGGCGGCCGATCCACGCCGCGACCGTCGCCCTGAGTGAGTACTACAACGCCGTCCTCGCCGACCGGATGACAGCCGAGTTCGATGTCGGGTGGGAGCAGCGTGACCGCGGCGGGAGCCGGTCGACTGCGTGGGAGATCGCGGGGGTGCCTGAGGTGCTCATCGACGAGTTCTCGTCACGCTCGCGCGCCATCGACGCCGAGACCGACCGACTCGTCGACGAGTACGTCGCCGCCCACGGCCGGCGACCTTCGTCGGTGACGATCATCCGACTGCGCGCTCGGGCGACCCTCGACACCCGCCCCGAGAAGCAGATCCATTCGCTCGCCAACCTCAGCGCGGGATGGCGAGGACGAGCAGAGAAACACCTCAACGGCGACCCCACCGCGTGGGCACGAGCGTTGACGGGGGCCGTTACCTCACCTGCGCTGACGTTCGACCGGGTGCCCGCCGACATGATCGCCGAGGTGGGCGCTCGGGTCGTCGCGGCCGTGGGGGAGAAGCGCTCCACCTGGCGACACTGGAACCTCTGGGCCGAGACATCCCGCCAGACCATGGGGTGGCGCTTCGCCACCCCCGCCGATCGCGAGCGACTGGTAGCCGCGGTCGTCGCATCGGCCGAGGCCCAATCCGTCCGTCTCACGCCACCCGACCTCGCCACGACCCCCGCCGCGTTCCGCCGCGAGGACGGAAGCAGCCGCTTTCGACCCGCGCACACCCTCACGATGTCGTCCCACGAGATCCTCGACGCCGAACAACGCCTCATCGACCGTGGCGAGAACCGCACCGCACCCACCCTGGTCGCTCAGGCGCTCGCGGCCGCGGATCGCGAGGCCGTTGACCCGCCCCTGTCCGAGGAGCAGCGTCACGCGTTGGAGATGGTCTCGACGTCGGGCCGCCAGATCGACCTGCTCATCGGCCCGGCCGGCGCAGGCAAGACGACGGCGATGAGCGCTCTCCGACACGCGTGGACGATCCAGTACGGCCCCGGCTCCGTCGTCGGGCTCGCGCCGTCCGCAGCCGCCGCGAAGGTGCTCGCCGAGGATCTCGACATCGCCTGCGACAACACGGCGAAGTGGCTCCACGAGCACGACCGCGGCCGAACCGAGTTCCACGCCGGGCAACTCGTCATCCTCGACGAGGCAACGCTCGCCTCGACCCTGACGCTCGATCGCATCACCGCCTTGGCAGCCGCGGCGGGCGCCAAGGTGCTCCTCGTCGGTGATCACGCCCAGCTTCAGTCCGTCGACGCCGGGGGAGCGTTCTCGCTCCTGCACCACGAGCGCCGCGGCGACGTCGCCCAACTCACCGAGGTCCACCGCTTCACGAACCAGTGGGAGAAGGACGCCTCCCTCGCCCTGCGCTCGGGCGAGGTGGAGGTCATCGACACGTACATCGCCCAAGGACGCGTCCGCGCGGGCACCGGCACCGAGATGGTCGACGCCGCCTACGCCGCCTGGCGAGCCGACACCCGCGCCGGCCGCCGCACCCTCCTGGTCACCGACTCGGCCGACCACGTCCGCGAGCTCAACGCTCGCGCCCGAGCCGAGCGCCTCCTCGACGGCGACACCCTGCCCGACCGCGAGGTCGCCCTCACCGACGACGCCGCAGCCTCCGTCGGCGACCTCGTCATCACCCGCCGCAACGACCGCACGCTCCGCACGGCTCGCGGCGGGTTCGTCCGCAACGGCGACCGCTGGCGCGTCGTCGACGTCCACCGCAACGGCGACGTCGAGGTCCGACGCGAGGGCTACACGCACGGCGCCTCCGTCGTCCTCCCCGCCGACTACGTCGCCCAGCACCTCGACCTGGGCTACGCCGTGACCGCCTACCGCGCCCAGGGCATGACCGTCGACACCTGCCACGTCGTCGTCGCACCCGGCGCGACCCGCGAGAACCTCTACGTCGCCATGACCCGCGGACGCGACGCCAACACCGCCTACGTCGCCCTCGACCGCCCCGACGACCTGCACGCCCACCCCGTCACCGGGACCGTCGCCGCACAGTCGATCCTGGCGGGCGTACTCGCCCACACGGGCGGTGAGCTCTCCGCGCACGAGACCATCGCCGCCGAACAGTACCGGTACGCGTCCATCGCGCAGCTCGCCGCCGAGTACGAGACCATCGCAACGCTCGCCCAGGCCGACCGCTGGCCCCGCGTCATCTCCACGGCGCTCGACACCGCGGGGGAGCGCACCACAAACATCGACGAGGTCGTCGCCTCCGAGGCGTACGGGGCGCTGTGCAACGAGCTCTGGCGGCTCGACGCCGCAGGCGTCAACGTCGACGACGCCGTTCCCCGGGCGATCGCCGGCCGCGGCTTCGCGGACGCCGACGACGTCGCCGCCGTCATCACCTGGCGACTGTGGAACCTGACCGGCCGCAGAAGAGCGAACGAGCCGGACCTCATCGCCGGACTCGTTCCACGAGCACATGGGGACTTCGACGACGAGACCCGCGCCGCGCTTGACGAGCGCGCCCACCTCATCGAACAGCGCGCCGCAGCCCTCGCCGAAGGCGCGATCCGCGCAAGGGCGCGGTGGCTCGCAGACATCGGCGACGAGCCGAGCGGCGCGGACGCCCGTCACCTGTGGCGCCACGCCATCGCAGTTGAGGCCGCATACCGCGATCGCTACTCAGTGCCCGCAACACGGTCTGTCGGCGCGACGGTGCCGGCCACAGTCGCGCAGTCCCGCGACCGCGACAGAGTCCTGGCGGCCCTAGCCAGCGCCCAGCGAGCAAAGGGCGACCGAGCCCCGGTCGGGCCGAAGGCGGCCGCCGAACCCTCCGTCGGATGA
- a CDS encoding ISAs1 family transposase, with product MSVVSPVLAVLDQSSVTGRVLGGQVEGLLDVFAGVPDPRRRRGVRFRLPVVLGLALLAVACGAIGFAEIAEVAADLGPELTAAFGIVRCAPSAATFRRVLCSIDPAALDEALCRWAGTRTPPATTTGPATEAVTGPVRAAGAVPAAAGPAAGPDAEGVPSAPGGRGRVVRVISADGKTMRGARRRTGEGRIAQDQVVEVLDHASGAVLACEPVPDGDEIGAVRAVMARLTDRWGSLAGVAFVADAKHTQHKLARQIGAAGGWWLLPVKANQPSILAKVAALPWTQVPAQDTRRDKAHGRAETRTVRVVQAPRHIDLALADTAQVVKIARHTRRPHPGKPTAWTRENAYLLTSLPAEIADPATLAAMVRSHWLIENQVHWVRDHAYNEDRHTARSGNGPINLACLRNTAITRHRAHGADNIAQALRASARHARRALDALTQHQL from the coding sequence GTGTCTGTAGTCTCTCCTGTTCTTGCCGTGCTCGACCAGTCGTCCGTGACCGGGCGTGTCCTGGGCGGGCAGGTCGAGGGACTGCTGGACGTCTTCGCCGGGGTACCGGACCCCCGCAGGCGGCGTGGGGTGCGGTTTCGTCTGCCCGTCGTCCTCGGGCTGGCGTTGCTGGCCGTGGCGTGCGGCGCGATCGGGTTCGCCGAGATCGCCGAGGTCGCCGCCGACCTCGGCCCCGAGCTGACGGCGGCGTTCGGGATCGTGCGCTGCGCTCCGTCCGCGGCGACGTTCCGGCGGGTGCTGTGCAGCATCGACCCCGCCGCCCTGGACGAGGCGCTGTGCCGCTGGGCCGGGACCCGCACCCCACCCGCCACCACCACCGGGCCCGCCACCGAGGCCGTCACTGGGCCCGTCCGCGCCGCCGGCGCCGTCCCCGCTGCTGCCGGGCCCGCCGCCGGGCCTGACGCCGAGGGGGTCCCCTCGGCGCCGGGTGGTCGGGGGCGTGTGGTGCGGGTCATCAGCGCCGACGGGAAGACGATGAGGGGCGCGCGCCGTCGCACGGGCGAGGGAAGGATCGCCCAGGACCAGGTCGTGGAGGTCCTCGACCACGCCAGCGGCGCCGTCCTGGCCTGCGAACCCGTGCCCGACGGGGACGAGATCGGCGCCGTGCGCGCCGTGATGGCCAGGCTCACCGACCGGTGGGGATCGCTGGCCGGGGTCGCGTTCGTCGCCGACGCGAAACACACACAGCACAAGCTCGCCCGCCAGATCGGCGCCGCCGGCGGGTGGTGGCTGCTGCCCGTCAAGGCGAACCAACCATCCATCCTGGCCAAGGTCGCCGCTCTGCCCTGGACGCAGGTCCCCGCCCAGGACACCCGCCGGGACAAGGCCCACGGGCGCGCCGAGACCCGCACCGTGCGCGTCGTGCAAGCACCCAGGCACATCGACCTCGCCCTGGCCGACACCGCCCAGGTCGTCAAGATCGCCCGACACACCCGCCGCCCCCACCCCGGCAAACCCACCGCATGGACCAGGGAGAACGCCTACCTGCTCACCAGCCTCCCTGCAGAGATCGCCGACCCCGCCACCCTCGCCGCGATGGTCCGTTCGCACTGGCTCATCGAGAACCAGGTCCACTGGGTCCGCGACCACGCCTACAACGAGGACCGCCACACCGCCCGCTCCGGCAACGGACCCATCAACCTCGCCTGCCTGCGCAACACCGCGATCACCCGACACCGCGCCCACGGAGCCGACAACATCGCCCAAGCACTACGCGCCAGCGCCCGCCACGCCCGACGCGCACTCGACGCCCTCACCCAACATCAACTTTGA
- a CDS encoding SAF domain-containing protein produces MTIIALTLLAVGAVIGWTLWTREDSTIEVLAARQSIERGQVITSDDVAISRIPDDLGWSVVPAARLGDVVGQRAAADVASGTPISPDAVTDSPVPADGFSIVGVELEAKQAPGMPLQVGDRVTVVVTPAAATNTVTTPDSTSAEVAGVTVAPETGNTVVDLLVPQAQSALLASRVATGNFAIVLESRDR; encoded by the coding sequence ATGACGATCATCGCGCTGACGCTGCTGGCCGTCGGCGCGGTCATCGGCTGGACTTTGTGGACGCGTGAGGACTCGACCATCGAGGTGCTCGCGGCCCGGCAGTCGATCGAGCGTGGACAGGTGATCACGTCCGACGACGTCGCCATCTCCCGGATCCCGGACGACCTCGGCTGGTCCGTGGTCCCGGCCGCGCGGCTCGGTGACGTCGTCGGGCAGCGCGCCGCCGCCGACGTCGCCTCGGGCACCCCAATCTCGCCGGACGCGGTGACCGACTCGCCCGTTCCTGCCGACGGGTTCTCCATCGTCGGGGTCGAGTTGGAGGCAAAGCAGGCGCCGGGCATGCCGCTCCAGGTCGGCGACCGTGTCACCGTCGTCGTGACGCCGGCGGCTGCGACGAACACGGTGACGACACCGGACTCGACGTCGGCAGAGGTGGCCGGGGTGACGGTTGCGCCGGAGACGGGGAACACGGTCGTGGATCTGCTGGTGCCGCAGGCGCAGTCGGCGTTGCTCGCCTCGCGGGTTGCGACGGGCAACTTCGCGATCGTGCTCGAGTCGAGGGACCGGTGA
- a CDS encoding CpaF family protein, whose translation MPEPSIPTLPGQCSDDVEVDWKVVGVLRQRASEQIAAATRADDVASDRATQRQRGLAIVVDLVGAANADRVDAGLAAWSAGEQAALVKAVMDQLFGLGRLQPLVDRDDIENIEIDGCDNVRLQRLDGSYENGPSVATSNEELIDLLQMLASHGDSNARAFSPAQPNLDLTLPGGARLSAAAWVSTRPQINIRLHRLVTVSLEDLVEAGEITENMASFLRAVIGARLNVVITGAQGAGKTTLARAMCAEIPYSEAIGTFETEYELMLHTMPGQHAMVRHYEARPGTGEIGPDGRPAGEYGLAQLLYNSFRQNLSRQIVGEVRGAEVWTMVKTMESGTGSISTTHAASAEAAISKLVTCAMEAGVSPQLATAKLAQTIDLIVHIDLDTPTTRAVGSPRPRRRVTEVLAVTPGEDAKGYATEHVYLANPDDNGPARPKVLPHEYRRLTRFGFDLDGFLRDQDGRVA comes from the coding sequence TTGCCCGAGCCGTCGATCCCAACTCTGCCGGGCCAGTGTTCGGATGACGTCGAGGTCGACTGGAAGGTGGTCGGGGTGCTGCGCCAGCGGGCGTCCGAGCAGATCGCCGCCGCGACCCGTGCCGACGACGTGGCCTCGGATCGGGCGACGCAGCGGCAGCGTGGGCTGGCGATCGTCGTCGACCTGGTCGGTGCGGCGAACGCGGACCGCGTCGACGCCGGGTTGGCGGCGTGGTCGGCCGGGGAGCAGGCGGCACTCGTCAAGGCGGTCATGGATCAGCTCTTCGGGCTGGGCAGGCTGCAGCCGCTCGTCGACCGGGACGACATCGAGAACATCGAGATCGACGGGTGCGACAACGTGCGCCTCCAACGGCTCGACGGGTCCTACGAGAACGGCCCCTCGGTGGCGACCTCGAACGAGGAGCTGATCGACCTGCTCCAGATGCTCGCCTCACACGGTGACAGCAACGCGCGCGCGTTCTCCCCCGCACAACCCAACCTGGACCTGACCCTCCCGGGTGGGGCGCGCCTGTCGGCGGCGGCGTGGGTCTCGACCCGCCCGCAGATCAACATCCGCCTGCACCGCCTCGTCACAGTCAGCCTTGAAGACCTGGTCGAGGCCGGTGAGATCACCGAGAACATGGCCTCGTTCCTGCGCGCCGTGATCGGGGCGCGGCTCAACGTCGTCATCACGGGTGCGCAGGGTGCGGGCAAGACGACGCTGGCGCGGGCGATGTGCGCGGAGATCCCGTACTCCGAGGCGATCGGCACGTTCGAGACCGAGTACGAGCTGATGCTCCACACCATGCCCGGCCAGCACGCCATGGTCCGCCACTACGAGGCCCGCCCCGGCACCGGGGAGATCGGCCCGGACGGACGTCCCGCTGGCGAGTACGGGCTCGCGCAGCTGCTCTACAACTCGTTCCGGCAGAACCTCTCGCGGCAGATCGTCGGTGAGGTCCGCGGCGCCGAGGTCTGGACGATGGTCAAGACGATGGAGTCCGGGACGGGGTCGATCTCGACGACGCACGCCGCAAGTGCCGAGGCGGCGATCTCGAAGCTGGTGACCTGCGCGATGGAGGCCGGCGTCTCTCCGCAGCTGGCGACGGCGAAGCTGGCGCAGACGATCGATCTGATCGTGCACATCGACCTCGACACCCCCACCACCCGGGCGGTCGGCTCCCCACGCCCGCGCCGCCGGGTCACCGAGGTCCTCGCGGTCACCCCTGGTGAGGACGCCAAGGGGTACGCGACCGAGCACGTCTACCTCGCCAACCCGGACGACAACGGCCCGGCCCGCCCGAAGGTGCTCCCTCACGAGTACCGGCGCCTGACCCGGTTCGGGTTCGACCTCGACGGGTTCCTGCGCGACCAGGACGGGAGGGTGGCCTGA